Within the Gigantopelta aegis isolate Gae_Host chromosome 8, Gae_host_genome, whole genome shotgun sequence genome, the region gttaataaattgttaacaattattgtctggcgttattttgattaattggctatatggtttaacatgtcggcaagataaattcgttgtagaagcatctctcggggtatatggctttttatgtaccctcagtgtgctcttttaccacctcgccttcggctcggtgtaaaagaacacacagagggtacataaaatgTCTTGGCTTGACCGTTTGGCAGGTGTGATAGCGATATTCTTCATTTACTAATGGAATTAGctataatctatatttaatttCGTAGCTCGTTAGCAGACATGGCCattctttttctatttaaattaATCAAAAACGCGAAATACTCTTTCATTATAACAATACTATTTCGTTTTAACCTCGCAGCAttcaccattctaaccttcgcatgataaagctgatatcttaatCTATATAacgatttaattaaaaactgttttaactttgtattgaatttgaaacaaaaaagaaagaaagacaaaaatatGGTCATGTCACATAACGAGCTTCGTACCAAATACTGTATTGAAACGAACATTTAATCCACGGAATAGACCATCTGTGGGTTCAAGGCTTTGACTGCATTGTACAAACTTGCAACATGACATATTACTATTAGGCCGCCATTTTAACCAATACATAAGCGATGTATCAAAATGCGTGGAAGAGCTAGACCAATTGATTCTACTCATCTCTACCAGCCACTGTTAAAACTGCTCATCCGAGAACTaagatttataaaatatattaatattaataaacagaTAAAATACCCTGCAACTAATATGCTTCAGTTTTCCCGCCAGATTCTGAGTTAAGCACTCCAAAATGTCGTCTGACAAACAGTTATAATTCAGCGCCAGAAAGGAAAGGTTGGTGAATTTGGACAAGGCGTTTATGAACTGTTTCACTTGAAACATCGCCAGCATCGAGTCGAAAAAGTCTTCTATATCAAGATTTCTAATCGTGTTACCGGATGCGCTACCTATAGCGTGAAGTATCCGACACCCACTCGTTAATGAGAGGTGCGAGCGTTCCATGTTAAAATCCACCATGTTCGTCTGCCCTCGAAAAAAGCGCGCGAAACTGTCGACGACATTTTCCTTTAGAGTCTCGAACATGAAGCTGGCGTTTTGGAATTCAAAATTAACCAGCTTCGCGTTCTGGATCTTGTCTAGGAAGTCATCGATGGTCCTCTGGATTATTTTACACGTGTGATGACGACGGTGGTCGTAAGAAaggaacaggtatttcgggtgATCCCCGTGCCCGTCGGCGAACTTGCAGATTCTCTCCCCTGTCGAGATGTAGTTGTACCCTCCCAGCTCGATGTACCACGTCCTCCACAAGCACGGAGACGAAAAGATCCGGTTCCAGTTCTTACACGTCATCGACATGTTAACCCTTTCAGGGTCTTGCAAGCAGAGGTAGATTTCAATGAGCGCAGTGTCTGGCAGGTTGCTCCACATGTGATCGTCCATGCGATCGTCTGTGCGATCGTCAATCTGATCGTCCATCTTTTCATCCAAGCGAGTGCCCGTCTGGTCGACCATGCGATAGTTCATCTGATCGTCCAGCCCCTCGCCTGTTTCGACGTCCATGTTGATTTAATGACTGTTGCTAACTGAATCAGCAGACATGCATAATAAAACCACGCAAATGTTACGACGTCTTGTTTTACGCgcgaacaataatgtacaataatgCTATGACGTCGTGAGATGGCGACTTTACGTTtttgtgtttgggtttttttttcttttgttttgttgtttttggttttacttttagtttttttggtttagttttttttgttttcttttctttttgatttAAAAATTCTGTAAATGGACGAGCGCAGTATgtttgtgcttgtatccaatgaaggttatgcacgctgtcctgggaacacacttggctatctgagctgtctgttcaGGTCGGAGGATTAGGCATTATTTGTtggtggttagagagagagagagagagagagagagagagagagagagagagagagagagagagagagagagagagagagagagagagagagagagaggagagggggagagTGGGAGGAGGCGAGAGACAAACcgagacagtgtgtgtgtgtgtgtgtgtgtgtgtgtgtgtgtgtgtgcgagacagagaaagacagagatagatagtgtgtgtatgtgtgtgagagagagagagattcagagagagagagagagagagagagagagagagagagagagagagagagagagagagagagagagagagtatacacacacatggaagggggggggggcagacagaGACGACGTCGGTGTAGTAGCCAAACACCTAttcactgagtcattaaacctGCGCTGCGAGCGTtaccgagatgcgaacccattacctaccagccttgtccGATAacaaccactacgccaccgaggctggtatgaACGCTTAAAACGCGTACTGCTTTAGTTATGGACAAAACAAAGGTGTGGAGGGAGTAATTCGACTTATCATAAATCACGAGTTTCAAGTCTATGGTACATGGGCAATaaccaacaataacaataaagatacaattatttatttaccacGCACGTCACACAGTGAATTATCACTCTCATAATTACATTCCTTTCATCTGTTCACCAATCCTGGGGCGGGACAtatcccagtagtaaagtgctctcttgatgcgcggtcggtttgggatcgatccccatcggtgggtgcattgggctatttctcgttccagacagtgcaccacaactggtactggtatatcaaagaccgtggtatgtgttatcctatctatgtgatggtgcatataaaagatcccttgctactaatgacaaaatgtagcgggtttcctctgtaagattatttgtcaaaattaccaaatgtttgacatccaatagttttaatacatcaatgtgctctagtagtgtaaACTCTAGTAAACTTTAACTGTTCATCAATCCAGACAGTCAGCATTGCCGTAGCCAGGACCTTATATTGGGGTGGGGAAAGACACCCACATGGTAAGATTTGGGGGCAACCATATTGTATAAGAGTCGTATTATGGGGGCGAcagcaaaatataaaatatggtaGGGATAAAAGAAGTGTGATGGTAGTCAAGGCTCCCATGCCCCCACCTggttattatgtttttaaatttttctgAATTTTCATGTCTTACACATACTGTGTTTTATACATCATTTACGCCGAAGCAGTATTGCCGTACTACACTATACAGCAAATTCAACTGGTTTTACAACCACGCCGGAGATTGAGACCAATCGTCCATAGAATTGTTGTGAATTTGAAGAGTTGgttatttactattaaaatGTATGACAACACCTTAATCgtttgtaaatttaatattcTATTAAATCAGAGATCGAAACACATCTTACTTCTAATTACTAGTATTCAAATATGTATTCGATTGTTGAAATATCGATTGTAGTTTAGTATGGTGACAATATTCATATTCagaaaaactgaaattaatCGCGATGACTTTAAATACTGATATATCATTGAGATATTTGTTGCGATGTTAAATGGATAAAACCTAAATAAAAGGGATTGCGAATTACAGACTAATAATGCAATTTGGCATCCGAGTTATATGCTGTAGACGTTATGAAACCATTCAAGAATTTACGTCACTATAGTTTCGATCGTTAGCTGGCCTCTTGCCAGTACCATCTTATTTTTGTTACAGGTTATAGAAATTCGTATACGCCTATATATTACATTCAAGGATATAGGGGCGTGACGTCGCCCAGTGGtgcagcgctcgcttgatgtgcggtcggtttaggatcgatccccgtcggtgggtccattgggctatttctcgttccagccagtgctccacaattggtctaacaaaggccgtggtatgtactatactgtctgtgggatggtggatataaaagatcccttgctgctaatcgaaaagagcagcccatgaagtgacgaacgctagttttctctctcaatatctgtttggtccttaaccatatgtctgacgccatataaccgtaaataaaatgtgttgagtgcgtcgttaaataacacatttccttcaaGGATAtactattatttttcatttcctTCATTTGTTTAACACATTGTTAAAAGACAACTATAATTCAATAATGGAGGTATTTGAGAACATTACACCAAATAACAGgtacaaatttaatattaactgggtggtttttttaatgacaccactagaacacattgatttattaatcatcggctacttgatgtgaaacatttggtaatttgacatataatcttagagagaaaaccattagtagcaagggatcttttcttttcaccaccccacagacaggacagcacataccacagcttttgatataccagtcgtgatgcactggttggaacgagaaacagtaATATCTACTGTTAACAAAATTtatggaaaataaaaaatatatgtattaaaggtTTTATGTCTGGAATATATTTGCTACAGAAGAGTAATGGTCCACATCTATTGAGGGCGGATACAAGGGTAGCAGTTACCTCTCTGCAACATACAGACAAACGAACATAAAGAAacccaaataaataaacaaacaaaaacaaacaaataaacagacaCAAAGTACGAAAAAGTGCCTTTTTGGATTAAAAGTTACCCTGGACAAGACCCTATATTGCTgtttagtttattaaaatattacatacctCATAAATACTTACtttcatacattttaatgtCATGGTGTTGAGTTTCCATTTGAGGACA harbors:
- the LOC121379217 gene encoding F-box only protein 39-like, with amino-acid sequence MDVETGEGLDDQMNYRMVDQTGTRLDEKMDDQIDDRTDDRMDDHMWSNLPDTALIEIYLCLQDPERVNMSMTCKNWNRIFSSPCLWRTWYIELGGYNYISTGERICKFADGHGDHPKYLFLSYDHRRHHTCKIIQRTIDDFLDKIQNAKLVNFEFQNASFMFETLKENVVDSFARFFRGQTNMVDFNMERSHLSLTSGCRILHAIGSASGNTIRNLDIEDFFDSMLAMFQVKQFINALSKFTNLSFLALNYNCLSDDILECLTQNLAGKLKHISCRVCRTDPHFHRISSYSWKSLKSVCPKLSIDFWFESIGLSADIIRVLVPEAPLHEIYIDTRFDHNADWLQLSETIDHIAKHHKQITVLSVKLHNNHDSIDDSLVSMVTQCPALRVLFVRSVLKVSTIDEICTLQTEHKIDLQTFHVTTCGLTEMEYAELIYVSAKHLSVMQERGLNFEIRAVLGRQHL